The Flavobacterium marginilacus genome window below encodes:
- a CDS encoding DoxX family protein, with amino-acid sequence MKKDKIIYWVTTSLISIGSLLAVYWYFTDTKIVESYKHFGFPDYFRVQVGISKLIGAIVLMAPFFSAKVKEWAYAGFGILYISAAIIHYVVGDPTANVIVPLINLVILAISNFYFSKLNSINK; translated from the coding sequence ATGAAGAAGGACAAAATCATTTATTGGGTAACTACAAGTTTAATTAGCATAGGTTCATTACTTGCTGTTTATTGGTATTTTACGGATACAAAAATTGTAGAATCATATAAGCACTTTGGATTTCCTGATTATTTTAGAGTTCAAGTTGGGATTTCAAAACTAATCGGAGCAATAGTTTTAATGGCTCCATTTTTTTCCGCAAAAGTAAAAGAATGGGCTTATGCAGGATTTGGAATCTTATATATTTCGGCTGCTATCATACATTATGTAGTAGGAGACCCAACAGCAAATGTTATTGTGCCTTTGATAAACCTTGTCATTCTTGCAATTTCAAATTTCTATTTTTCAAAATTAAATTCAATTAATAAATAA
- a CDS encoding NAD(P)H-dependent oxidoreductase, translated as MKHLIIFSHLNPASFTKAIVDEVATKATAKGDEVQIIDLYGEGFNPVLAMPDIEFMFMGKEMPTDIQKYQEAITWADHLTIVYPMWWSQMPAMLKGFIDRVFSHGFAFQITENGPVGLLKGKTAHVYINMNTPTAVYEETLMLTAQLRTIEVGIFEFCGIKTETTFFGNVISGTDELRKGYLETIK; from the coding sequence ATGAAACATTTAATTATTTTTTCGCACTTAAACCCTGCTAGTTTTACAAAAGCAATTGTAGATGAAGTAGCAACAAAAGCCACAGCCAAAGGCGATGAAGTACAAATTATTGACTTATATGGCGAAGGCTTTAATCCTGTTTTGGCAATGCCCGACATTGAATTTATGTTTATGGGCAAAGAAATGCCAACTGATATTCAGAAATATCAAGAAGCAATTACTTGGGCAGACCATTTGACCATTGTTTACCCTATGTGGTGGTCACAAATGCCAGCGATGTTAAAAGGGTTTATTGATAGAGTATTTTCGCATGGATTTGCTTTTCAGATTACCGAAAATGGCCCTGTAGGCTTATTAAAAGGAAAAACAGCTCACGTATATATCAACATGAATACACCAACGGCTGTTTATGAAGAAACTCTTATGCTCACAGCACAGCTCAGAACCATCGAAGTAGGTATTTTTGAATTTTGTGGTATCAAAACAGAAACAACTTTCTTCGGAAATGTAATAAGCGGAACTGATGAATTAAGAAAAGGTTATTTAGAAACCATAAAATAA
- a CDS encoding TetR/AcrR family transcriptional regulator produces MMTKAERTKQFIIETAAPIYNQKGISGTNIDDVLEATKLTKGCLYGHFENKEALSLQVVSYMIESNGIALMALISKEKTAKGKIFAYFDFYKDPLQMHIKGGCPLMNLAVEADDNFPYIKEKIGETFKQSQNVFVEILKQGIQDGEFSQDLQPDIYAFKAQSAIEGAIVICRCMNTAQPMRGLIKSLKMELTNYSN; encoded by the coding sequence ATGATGACAAAAGCAGAAAGAACAAAACAGTTTATAATAGAAACAGCAGCACCTATTTATAACCAAAAAGGTATTTCAGGGACAAATATTGATGATGTTCTTGAGGCTACAAAATTGACAAAAGGCTGTCTTTATGGCCATTTTGAAAACAAAGAAGCACTTTCGTTACAGGTTGTTAGCTACATGATAGAGTCTAACGGCATTGCTTTGATGGCATTGATTAGCAAAGAGAAAACCGCAAAAGGAAAAATATTTGCTTATTTTGATTTTTATAAAGACCCTTTGCAAATGCATATCAAAGGTGGTTGTCCTTTAATGAACCTTGCGGTAGAAGCTGATGATAATTTTCCGTATATTAAAGAGAAAATAGGAGAAACCTTTAAGCAAAGTCAAAATGTTTTTGTTGAAATATTAAAACAAGGCATTCAAGATGGAGAATTTAGCCAAGACTTGCAGCCTGATATTTATGCTTTTAAAGCGCAATCTGCCATTGAAGGAGCCATTGTTATCTGCCGTTGCATGAATACAGCACAACCGATGCGTGGATTGATAAAAAGTTTAAAAATGGAATTAACTAATTATTCAAATTAG
- a CDS encoding DUF4345 family protein produces MKKLINILVVVNIISILLLGFKNMFFPSDTVALYGVDLNSILAHNTFRGAISGTLVAIGFMLITGLLTKNKTWYQSALMLITVVFFGRIYSVIVDGWSSAILPPLVVEIISMTILYFASRQSKTSEKF; encoded by the coding sequence ATGAAAAAATTAATAAACATTTTAGTTGTAGTCAATATCATATCGATATTACTTTTAGGATTTAAAAATATGTTTTTCCCATCAGATACAGTAGCATTGTATGGTGTGGATTTGAATAGTATTCTGGCTCACAATACCTTCCGTGGTGCCATCAGCGGTACACTTGTAGCCATCGGATTTATGCTAATTACAGGATTGCTAACCAAAAACAAAACTTGGTACCAATCGGCACTAATGCTCATAACAGTCGTTTTTTTTGGTAGAATATACAGTGTTATCGTTGATGGCTGGTCAAGTGCAATACTGCCACCACTAGTGGTAGAAATTATTTCTATGACAATATTGTACTTTGCATCTAGGCAATCAAAAACTTCTGAAAAATTTTAA
- a CDS encoding DinB family protein — MENEIIYKIVLDTFSSTIKRASKLIESFSDEQLSQEVSASKNTGHYLLGHLIAVHDNMLPLLGFGESLYPELLEIFVKNPDKSELPKPSIEQLRTQWNEVNNTVLSQLKSLTPTQWLAKHTAVSDEDFAKEPHRNKLNVVLSRTNHLSYHLGQIGLLKN; from the coding sequence ATGGAAAACGAAATCATATATAAAATCGTACTCGATACATTTAGCAGTACTATTAAAAGAGCCTCAAAACTAATTGAAAGTTTTTCAGACGAGCAATTATCTCAAGAAGTTTCAGCTTCAAAAAACACAGGGCATTATTTATTGGGGCATCTTATTGCAGTGCATGATAACATGTTGCCTCTACTAGGATTTGGCGAAAGTTTATACCCCGAACTGCTAGAGATATTTGTCAAAAACCCTGACAAATCAGAACTGCCCAAACCAAGTATAGAGCAATTAAGAACCCAATGGAATGAGGTCAATAATACAGTACTATCTCAATTAAAATCGCTCACGCCAACACAATGGTTAGCAAAACATACAGCAGTATCTGATGAAGATTTTGCAAAAGAACCGCATCGAAATAAATTGAATGTGGTTTTGAGTAGGACCAATCACCTATCCTATCATTTAGGACAAATAGGGTTATTGAAAAATTAA
- a CDS encoding MBL fold metallo-hydrolase, translating to MALKKFNTDLKFIKENWKGNELNPKGLYTNLHGDHINSFKEVLKWQTNKSPITKLKKNQVSPLSWQLIDKIRDKSVNAIIPVGHACFIIDLNGTRLLIDPVITENRFLKRYTKVPFEIPDLNNVDYLLLSHNHRDHIDKESILQLCAYNPSAIILTGLEIGKILKSWGVKNEIQEAGWFQQFNTSNNISIDYLPSQHWSRRWLTDTNKNLWGGFMIKDKKADKTIFFAGDSGYAQHFAEIGKDYTIDIAMIGVGAYEPQWFMKYAHTGPSEAIRAFKDLKAKKWIPMHYGTFDLSDEPVYYPEQILKEKHKNELSSIIWMHIGQRISI from the coding sequence ATGGCACTAAAAAAATTCAATACCGATTTAAAATTTATTAAAGAAAATTGGAAAGGGAATGAACTCAACCCCAAGGGACTGTACACCAACTTGCACGGCGACCACATTAATAGTTTCAAAGAAGTATTGAAATGGCAGACGAATAAGAGCCCAATAACCAAACTTAAAAAAAATCAAGTTTCGCCACTTTCTTGGCAACTAATTGATAAAATTAGGGATAAAAGTGTGAATGCCATAATTCCGGTAGGCCACGCTTGTTTTATTATTGATTTGAATGGTACTCGATTGTTGATAGACCCCGTAATTACTGAAAATAGGTTTTTAAAACGCTATACCAAAGTGCCTTTTGAAATACCCGATTTGAATAATGTAGATTACCTGCTACTTTCTCACAATCATCGGGATCATATTGATAAAGAAAGTATTCTGCAATTGTGTGCATACAATCCCTCGGCAATTATACTAACAGGTTTAGAAATTGGAAAAATATTGAAAAGTTGGGGTGTAAAAAATGAAATTCAAGAAGCAGGTTGGTTTCAACAGTTTAACACCTCAAATAACATTAGTATTGATTATCTGCCAAGTCAGCATTGGTCAAGAAGATGGCTAACCGATACCAACAAAAATCTTTGGGGAGGTTTTATGATTAAGGATAAAAAGGCAGACAAAACCATTTTCTTTGCTGGCGATAGTGGCTACGCACAGCACTTTGCCGAGATTGGCAAAGACTATACTATTGACATTGCTATGATAGGCGTTGGTGCCTATGAACCACAATGGTTTATGAAATATGCTCATACCGGCCCTAGTGAAGCAATTAGGGCATTCAAAGATTTAAAAGCCAAAAAATGGATTCCGATGCACTATGGCACTTTTGACTTGAGTGACGAACCCGTTTATTATCCTGAACAAATACTAAAAGAGAAACATAAAAATGAGCTTTCTTCTATTATTTGGATGCATATTGGCCAGCGTATTAGTATTTGA
- a CDS encoding alpha/beta fold hydrolase, which produces MKKIFLLTILTLATLLKSNAQSDSAKYAYATVPTQFVEANGIKFAYRSYGKTGDIPVVYFNHLTANLDNCDPRIMDAIAAERQIISFDYRGVGATTGKQGKSIADMAKDAIAFIHALGYKQVDIVAFSMGGFITQELLLVEPTLARKIILAGTGPRGGAGVSDVVGLTYKDIFKGIFSFRDPKFYLFFTQNKEGKVAAKDFLKRLKERSENRDKSVKLSVLKAQLKAIEAWGHETPADLSVFKHPVLVANGDNDRMVPTPNSYDLAKRFPNAEPVVIYPNSGHGGIFQYHEEFLKKVIPFLTKKATI; this is translated from the coding sequence ATGAAAAAAATATTTCTGCTAACAATTTTAACGTTAGCTACACTATTAAAATCAAATGCTCAAAGCGATAGTGCCAAATATGCCTACGCCACCGTTCCTACTCAATTTGTAGAAGCCAACGGAATCAAATTTGCCTACCGCTCTTATGGCAAAACAGGCGATATACCGGTAGTGTATTTTAATCACTTAACGGCAAACCTTGATAATTGCGACCCAAGAATTATGGACGCCATAGCGGCTGAACGTCAAATTATTTCTTTTGATTACAGAGGTGTAGGTGCTACAACAGGCAAACAAGGCAAAAGCATTGCTGATATGGCCAAAGATGCTATTGCCTTTATTCACGCCTTGGGTTACAAACAAGTAGATATTGTTGCGTTCTCAATGGGTGGTTTTATTACTCAAGAATTACTTTTGGTAGAACCCACTTTGGCTCGTAAAATCATTCTTGCAGGTACAGGCCCTAGAGGCGGTGCAGGCGTGAGCGATGTGGTTGGTTTGACTTATAAAGATATTTTCAAAGGGATATTTTCATTCAGAGACCCTAAATTTTATTTATTCTTTACCCAAAATAAAGAAGGTAAAGTAGCCGCCAAAGATTTCTTGAAAAGATTAAAAGAAAGATCTGAAAATAGAGACAAAAGTGTAAAATTGAGCGTACTCAAAGCACAACTCAAAGCCATTGAAGCTTGGGGACATGAAACTCCTGCTGATTTAAGCGTTTTTAAACATCCAGTATTAGTAGCCAATGGCGACAATGATAGAATGGTACCGACACCCAATTCGTATGATTTGGCAAAGCGTTTCCCCAATGCCGAACCTGTTGTAATTTATCCTAATTCTGGGCATGGTGGTATATTTCAATATCACGAAGAATTTCTAAAAAAAGTAATTCCATTTTTAACAAAAAAGGCAACTATTTAG
- a CDS encoding DoxX family protein has translation MKKDKIIYWVSTGLLGLTMLMSAYMYVTDPKMEEGFKHLGYSDAFRIELAIAKVIGVLVLLIPVFSSKIKEWAYAGFGITFIMATIAHYAANDPINIVAMPVFFMIPLIISNIYFSKTKSTL, from the coding sequence ATGAAAAAAGATAAAATTATCTATTGGGTATCAACTGGTTTGTTAGGTTTAACCATGTTAATGAGTGCTTACATGTATGTTACTGACCCAAAAATGGAAGAAGGATTTAAGCATTTAGGCTACTCTGATGCTTTTAGAATAGAGCTTGCTATAGCCAAAGTCATTGGTGTTCTTGTTTTACTTATTCCGGTTTTTTCGAGTAAAATAAAAGAATGGGCGTATGCTGGTTTTGGCATTACGTTTATCATGGCAACCATTGCTCATTATGCAGCAAACGACCCTATAAATATTGTAGCAATGCCTGTTTTTTTTATGATACCGCTCATCATTTCAAATATTTATTTTTCTAAAACAAAATCAACTCTTTAA
- a CDS encoding SDR family NAD(P)-dependent oxidoreductase produces the protein MKQNILVTGASSGFGLLIANQLHQSGYNVIGTSRNPSKTQVPFKMVALDLDSDESINTLPERLFKEIGKLDVLINNAGFLVNGIAEEIPIELGRKQFETNFWGTIKVTNSILPYFRKQKSGKIITVGSITGLVAFPSTSYYAASKHALEGYYKALRYELTEFNIRVAMIEPGSFKTNIMSNASTTVNKIEDYNSLRAKSQKYADFIVAQGEDASKVATKVLKVVETDKPKFRNLVGKGLSVLVNLQHFAYGFLEKTILKQLNNA, from the coding sequence ATGAAACAAAATATTTTAGTTACCGGAGCATCATCAGGGTTTGGATTATTAATTGCTAACCAATTGCATCAAAGCGGATACAATGTAATAGGCACCAGCCGAAACCCAAGTAAAACCCAAGTCCCTTTCAAAATGGTTGCTTTAGACCTTGATTCAGACGAGTCAATAAATACCTTGCCTGAAAGACTTTTTAAAGAAATTGGCAAGTTAGATGTTTTGATTAACAATGCGGGATTTTTGGTCAATGGTATTGCAGAAGAAATTCCGATAGAATTAGGCCGAAAACAATTTGAAACTAACTTTTGGGGAACTATCAAAGTCACAAATTCAATTTTACCTTATTTTAGAAAACAAAAATCGGGAAAAATCATAACTGTTGGCTCTATCACTGGGCTAGTTGCTTTTCCGAGTACTTCTTATTATGCCGCTTCTAAACATGCTTTAGAAGGGTATTACAAAGCATTGCGCTATGAATTAACAGAGTTTAACATTCGTGTAGCCATGATTGAACCAGGTTCTTTCAAAACAAACATTATGTCTAATGCATCTACAACCGTAAATAAAATTGAAGATTACAACTCTTTAAGAGCGAAAAGCCAAAAATATGCTGATTTTATAGTTGCTCAAGGAGAGGATGCTTCTAAAGTTGCAACAAAAGTGCTTAAAGTTGTTGAAACAGACAAACCTAAATTTAGAAACTTGGTTGGAAAAGGCTTATCGGTATTGGTTAATTTACAACATTTTGCGTATGGGTTTTTAGAGAAAACAATACTTAAACAATTAAATAACGCTTAA
- a CDS encoding winged helix-turn-helix transcriptional regulator gives MKTTKKRSDCPISCTLDVFGDKWSFLIIRDLLFKKECTYGDFLKSAEGIATNILANRLVTLEENKVIEKLEHPTSKAKVLYRLTPKGIDLLPVLIEIHLWFEKHGTIPDEIREMLEMVKKDKVGFIESFTKMLQS, from the coding sequence ATGAAAACAACAAAAAAAAGATCCGATTGCCCTATTAGCTGCACTTTAGACGTGTTTGGCGACAAATGGTCGTTCTTGATAATTAGGGATTTATTATTTAAAAAAGAGTGCACTTATGGCGATTTTCTGAAGTCGGCAGAAGGAATTGCTACCAATATTTTAGCCAATAGATTGGTTACTTTAGAAGAAAATAAAGTAATCGAAAAATTAGAACACCCCACAAGTAAAGCCAAAGTGTTGTACCGATTAACCCCAAAAGGAATAGATTTACTCCCAGTTTTAATAGAAATTCATCTTTGGTTTGAAAAACATGGAACAATTCCAGACGAGATTAGAGAAATGCTTGAAATGGTAAAAAAAGACAAGGTTGGTTTTATAGAAAGTTTTACCAAAATGCTCCAAAGTTGA
- the chrA gene encoding chromate efflux transporter: MTEKNNLKEIAKLFLKLGIIGFGGPAVHIAMMQDEVVFKKKWLTEQHFLDLIGATNLIPGPNSTEMAIHIGHEKAGWKGLITAGICFIFPAVIITGFFAWLYKEYGQIPEVKPFLYGIKPAIIAIILSAIFPLAKKSLKTIQLGIIGAVVLIFSLLNYNEIVLMFGAGIIALLIYYLKQNTNKSINAFIPLTFFQVSNTNIISPTNLNLFLIFLKIGAILYGSGYVLFAFLDAELVATGLLSRTQLIDAIAVGQFTPGPVFSSVTFIGYQINGFSGSIISTIAIFLPSFIFVALLNPLVKKMRNSKMFSTFLDAVNVASIAIIISICLEMGKETIIDWRTILIALLSIIVTFNYKKINSAFIVLGGSLVGYLLTLI; this comes from the coding sequence ATGACGGAGAAAAATAATTTAAAAGAAATAGCAAAATTATTTTTGAAACTTGGCATTATTGGTTTTGGTGGTCCAGCTGTACATATTGCGATGATGCAAGATGAAGTAGTCTTCAAAAAAAAGTGGCTAACCGAACAACATTTTCTTGACTTAATCGGAGCAACAAATTTAATTCCTGGTCCAAATAGTACAGAAATGGCTATTCACATCGGACACGAAAAAGCAGGTTGGAAAGGACTAATTACAGCGGGAATTTGTTTTATTTTTCCAGCAGTAATCATAACAGGATTTTTTGCTTGGTTATATAAAGAATATGGACAAATTCCTGAAGTAAAACCTTTTTTATATGGAATAAAACCAGCAATCATTGCAATTATTCTTTCAGCAATATTTCCGTTAGCAAAAAAATCCTTAAAAACAATTCAATTGGGAATTATTGGAGCTGTCGTTTTGATTTTTTCACTTCTAAATTACAATGAAATAGTTTTAATGTTTGGTGCAGGAATAATTGCATTATTGATTTATTATTTAAAACAGAACACGAATAAAAGTATAAATGCTTTTATTCCGTTAACTTTTTTTCAAGTTTCAAACACCAATATAATTTCTCCAACAAACCTGAATTTATTCTTAATCTTCTTAAAAATTGGTGCAATTTTATACGGAAGTGGCTATGTACTTTTCGCTTTTCTTGATGCAGAATTAGTTGCAACAGGACTTTTGTCGAGAACACAATTAATAGATGCAATCGCAGTAGGGCAATTTACGCCAGGTCCAGTTTTTTCGTCAGTAACTTTTATCGGTTACCAAATTAATGGATTTTCAGGGTCAATTATTTCAACTATTGCCATTTTTTTACCATCCTTTATTTTTGTTGCATTATTAAATCCATTGGTAAAAAAAATGCGGAATTCTAAAATGTTTTCCACCTTTTTGGATGCTGTAAATGTTGCATCAATAGCAATCATAATTTCTATATGCTTAGAAATGGGAAAGGAAACTATAATAGATTGGCGAACTATTTTAATCGCTTTATTAAGTATTATTGTAACATTTAATTACAAGAAAATTAATAGTGCTTTTATAGTTTTAGGCGGTTCACTAGTAGGGTATCTTTTGACTTTAATTTAG
- a CDS encoding DoxX family protein, whose product MLQKIINTDNSKTTILVRLMVGAVFFSEGIQKFLFPETLGAGRFAKIGLPSPEFLGSFVGFFEILCGILILIGLFTRLASIPIIIIMLVAIATTKAEVLKNDGFWEMLHGSRTDWAMLLGGIFLLIEGAGKWSFDTKLNKNDGEK is encoded by the coding sequence ATGTTGCAGAAAATAATAAATACAGATAATTCAAAAACAACCATTTTAGTACGTCTAATGGTTGGAGCAGTATTTTTTTCAGAAGGAATACAAAAATTTTTATTTCCTGAGACATTGGGCGCAGGAAGATTTGCTAAAATTGGTTTACCATCGCCAGAATTTTTAGGCAGTTTTGTTGGTTTTTTTGAAATACTTTGTGGCATATTAATCCTAATTGGACTTTTTACACGTTTGGCAAGTATTCCAATTATTATAATTATGCTGGTTGCAATCGCTACAACCAAAGCAGAAGTTCTTAAAAACGATGGTTTTTGGGAAATGCTTCACGGAAGTAGAACAGATTGGGCAATGTTATTGGGGGGAATTTTTCTTTTGATTGAAGGTGCAGGAAAATGGTCGTTTGATACCAAATTAAATAAAAATGACGGAGAAAAATAA
- the mobC gene encoding conjugal transfer protein MobC, which yields MQGEDDLRGLAKIMAFMRAVSILLVLMHFYWFCYGFFMERGWTLEVINKILGNFQRTAGLFSHSLYTKLFALVLLALSCLGTKGVKNEKITWSKIYVALGIGFVLFFLNTPLLKLSIITAPILYILTTGLGYIALMVAGVWMSRLLRTNLMDDVFNNENESFQQETKLIENEYSVNLPTKFYYKGKWNNGWINIVNPFRATIVLGTPGSGKSYAIINNYIKQQIEKGFSMYIYDFKFDDLSTIAYNHLLMHQDKYKVQPKFYVINFDDPRKSHRCNPLNPDFMTDISDAYEAAYTIMLNLNRSWIQKQGDFFVESPIILLAAIIWYLKIYEDGKYCTFPHAIELLNKKYSDVFTILTSYPDLENYLSPFMDAWQSGAQDQLQGQIASAKIPLSRMISPQLYWVMTGDDFSLDINNPAAPKILCVGNNPDRQNIYSAALGLYNSRIVKLINKKGQLKSSVIIDELPTIYFRGLDNLIATARSNKVAVCLGFQDFSQLTRDYGDKESKVIQNTVGNIFSGQVVGETAKSLSERFGKVLQKRQSITINRNDKSTSISTQLDSLIPASKISTLTQGIFVGAVSDNFDERIEQKIFHSEIVVDNEKVVSETKDYQKLPQILSFVDAQGKDNMKQEIEANYKQIKRDIVLIIESELERIKNDPDLKHLVQKDKHKDNV from the coding sequence ATGCAGGGAGAAGATGATTTACGAGGACTTGCCAAGATTATGGCATTTATGCGGGCAGTAAGTATTCTTTTGGTACTGATGCACTTTTATTGGTTCTGCTACGGTTTCTTTATGGAACGTGGCTGGACTTTAGAAGTAATCAATAAAATATTAGGCAATTTTCAACGTACCGCCGGGCTGTTTTCGCATAGCTTATATACCAAGCTGTTTGCTTTGGTATTATTGGCACTAAGCTGTTTAGGTACAAAAGGTGTAAAGAATGAAAAAATAACCTGGTCTAAAATTTATGTGGCTTTGGGGATTGGCTTTGTTCTGTTTTTTCTGAACACACCCTTATTAAAGCTATCAATAATTACCGCTCCAATCCTTTATATCCTTACCACAGGTTTAGGTTATATCGCTTTAATGGTAGCCGGAGTTTGGATGAGCCGATTGCTCCGCACTAATCTGATGGACGATGTTTTCAATAATGAAAACGAGAGTTTCCAACAGGAAACCAAACTGATAGAAAACGAATATTCTGTCAATCTTCCTACAAAATTTTACTACAAAGGAAAATGGAACAATGGCTGGATTAACATAGTCAATCCTTTTCGGGCAACGATTGTTTTGGGAACTCCGGGTTCAGGAAAATCGTATGCAATTATCAATAATTACATCAAACAACAGATTGAAAAAGGATTTTCGATGTACATCTACGATTTCAAGTTTGATGACCTTTCTACCATTGCCTACAATCATTTATTAATGCATCAGGATAAGTATAAAGTTCAGCCCAAATTTTACGTCATCAATTTTGACGATCCACGTAAGAGTCATCGTTGTAATCCGCTTAATCCTGATTTTATGACGGACATTTCCGATGCTTACGAAGCTGCTTATACCATAATGCTGAACCTCAACAGGTCTTGGATACAGAAACAAGGGGATTTTTTTGTGGAAAGTCCAATTATACTATTGGCTGCCATTATTTGGTATCTGAAAATCTATGAAGATGGTAAGTATTGTACATTCCCACACGCCATTGAATTGCTGAATAAAAAGTATTCGGACGTATTCACAATTTTAACTTCCTATCCCGATTTGGAAAATTATTTATCCCCTTTTATGGATGCGTGGCAAAGCGGTGCGCAAGACCAATTACAGGGGCAGATTGCATCGGCAAAAATCCCTTTGTCAAGAATGATTAGCCCACAGTTGTATTGGGTAATGACGGGCGATGATTTTTCTTTAGACATCAATAACCCAGCAGCACCTAAAATTTTGTGTGTTGGTAATAATCCCGACCGCCAGAATATTTACTCCGCAGCATTGGGATTGTACAATTCAAGAATTGTAAAGCTCATCAACAAAAAAGGGCAATTAAAAAGTTCCGTAATCATAGATGAATTGCCTACGATATATTTTAGAGGGCTGGACAATCTTATCGCAACTGCCCGTAGTAATAAGGTTGCAGTTTGTTTGGGCTTTCAAGATTTTTCCCAATTAACAAGGGATTACGGAGACAAGGAAAGCAAGGTTATTCAAAATACGGTAGGTAATATTTTTAGCGGGCAAGTTGTTGGAGAAACGGCAAAAAGCCTTTCGGAGCGTTTCGGAAAAGTACTGCAGAAACGACAGAGTATAACTATTAACCGTAACGATAAATCTACTTCCATATCTACACAATTAGACAGTCTTATCCCCGCTTCCAAAATATCTACACTCACACAAGGTATATTCGTGGGCGCAGTGTCAGATAATTTTGATGAACGTATTGAGCAGAAGATTTTCCATTCTGAAATAGTAGTGGATAATGAAAAGGTTGTATCCGAGACAAAAGACTATCAGAAGTTACCGCAAATTTTATCTTTTGTAGATGCTCAAGGTAAAGACAATATGAAACAGGAAATAGAAGCCAATTATAAGCAGATAAAACGAGACATTGTTCTGATTATAGAAAGCGAATTGGAGCGGATTAAAAATGACCCCGATCTGAAACATTTGGTGCAAAAGGATAAGCACAAAGACAACGTATAA